GGCACGGGCGTCCCGAAATCGGGTGTGCCATCATCCCGCCATTCGATCCGCTGCATGCGGGGCGAGCGTCGTCCACTGCAGCCCATCCCCGGTTCCGGATTGGCGTGATAGATGATCCAGTCCTCAGTACCGTCCGGAGACACGAAGAACGAGTTGTGGCCGGGAGCGTAAGCGCCCGCCTCGGGCGATCCCTGGAAGACCGGTGTCGGCGACTTGGTCCACGAGGCAGGGTCGAGCAGGTCGCTGTCGGCATCCGCGCTCAGCATCCCCAGGGCGTAGCTGTCCGTCCAGCAGCCGCTCGCGGAATAGACGAGGAAGATGCGGTCGCCGCGCGCCAGGATCTGCGGTCCCTCGTTCACGTCCACGTGGGGCGGGCCGTTTGCCGGATTCTCCCGGTGGATGTCGCCCACCTTCTCCCAGTCGTAGGTCGGGGTGGAGAGGAGCACACGCTCGCCGGCCAGCGTCCAGGGGTTGCTCATGGGAGCGATGTAGATGTTCTGCACCCCGTTCTCCGCGCCTGGCCAGCCGGACCAGAGGAAGTAGCGCTGCCCTTGGTGCTCGAAGACCGTCCCGTCGATGGCCCAGCGGTCGGACGGATCCGAGACCTTCCCCCGCAACGTCCACTCTCCCTCGAAGGGATCGGCGGAGGGGTTCTCGATCACCCACATCCGGTGGTTGCGGTTCGCGCCATCGTCGGCCGCGAAGTAGATGTACCACTTCCCGTCCAGGAAATGGATCTCCGGAGCCCAGATGTTCTTCGAATTGGGCCCGCTCTCCG
This genomic interval from Longimicrobiaceae bacterium contains the following:
- a CDS encoding glycoside hydrolase family 43 protein, which translates into the protein MRSRAVPLLLLVLVAAACGTTTADEGSGSGEATFTNPLLPSGPDPWVLQKDGVYYYMHTTGNNLTLRRTTNLSRLAEAEQKVVWTPPESGPNSKNIWAPEIHFLDGKWYIYFAADDGANRNHRMWVIENPSADPFEGEWTLRGKVSDPSDRWAIDGTVFEHQGQRYFLWSGWPGAENGVQNIYIAPMSNPWTLAGERVLLSTPTYDWEKVGDIHRENPANGPPHVDVNEGPQILARGDRIFLVYSASGCWTDSYALGMLSADADSDLLDPASWTKSPTPVFQGSPEAGAYAPGHNSFFVSPDGTEDWIIYHANPEPGMGCSGRRSPRMQRIEWRDDGTPDFGTPVPIGQPIPRPSGEAE